Proteins from one Nitrobacteraceae bacterium AZCC 2146 genomic window:
- a CDS encoding putative phosphate transport protein (TIGR00153 family) (product_source=TIGR00153; cath_funfam=1.20.58.220; cog=COG1392; ko=KO:K07220; pfam=PF01865; superfamily=109755; tigrfam=TIGR00153) — MLMRWFRAFLPKEERFFDLFARHSVAVVQGAEALQGMLRGGEETPVFCQRVNQFENDADNVTREVLTAVRRTFITPFDRVDIKNLITSMDDAIDQMQQTAKAVILFEVRTFEPPMREIGTLLVECANLVGRALPLMKSIGQNVGLLTAITEELGKLEGRVDDLHDIGLKELFLKHRNANAMDFVVGAEIYKHLEKVADRFDDVANEINSIVIEQV; from the coding sequence ATGTTGATGCGGTGGTTTCGAGCCTTTCTGCCGAAAGAAGAGAGGTTCTTCGATCTGTTTGCCCGCCATTCGGTGGCGGTGGTGCAGGGCGCGGAAGCGCTGCAGGGCATGCTGCGCGGCGGTGAAGAAACCCCGGTGTTCTGCCAGCGCGTCAACCAGTTCGAGAATGACGCCGACAATGTCACCCGCGAAGTGCTGACCGCGGTGCGCCGCACCTTCATCACGCCGTTCGACCGCGTCGACATCAAGAACCTGATCACCTCGATGGACGACGCCATCGATCAGATGCAGCAGACCGCCAAGGCCGTGATCCTGTTCGAGGTCCGCACCTTCGAGCCGCCGATGCGCGAGATCGGCACGCTGCTGGTGGAATGCGCCAACCTGGTCGGCCGCGCGCTGCCGCTGATGAAATCCATCGGTCAGAATGTCGGGCTTCTGACCGCGATCACCGAAGAACTCGGCAAGCTCGAGGGCCGCGTCGACGACCTGCATGATATCGGCCTGAAGGAACTGTTCCTGAAGCACCGCAACGCCAATGCGATGGACTTTGTCGTCGGCGCCGAGATCTACAAGCACCTCGAGAAAGTCGCCGACCGCTTCGACGACGTCGCGAACGAGATCAACAGCATCGTCATCGAACAAGTCTAG